The sequence below is a genomic window from Marmota flaviventris isolate mMarFla1 chromosome 9, mMarFla1.hap1, whole genome shotgun sequence.
tacattattaatgATTGGCATTTTAACTGGTGTGAGATAAGACCTCAgtgtagatttgatttgcatttctgtgattgcCAAAGATGTTAAATTTTTGCATAAATTTTtacccatatatatattttttttaagaaaagggaaatgtaactttatttttctatttcatatttgcTTTAGTTTCCTGAGTTCCTTGTATTGTCATAGAAATTTTATGATAAACTTTTCAAGATCTGAAAATAACAGAGCTCGGATTTTGATAGGAAATGCACTGATTTTTGcagaaaaattttgagaaatttcacagtttgagaaagtttcttcttcatttcatgaatataaaatgtcttttcatatatttatctttaattccatttataatgcttctaattttaaatgaatgCCTTGAATTGGTCTTTTTAAtctattcctaagtattttattatttcccatggtattgtaaatgattttttattgttcACAGCAAGTTTATAGGAATAAAATTCTGTTGGACTTCTTCTCTACAATCATGCTTAAATTTTAATTACTGCTAATACAACTTTTTACAGGCCTTTCCATAATGAAGATTATATCATTAATAGAAGTAGTGTTACTTCTCTTTTTCCAATGCagatatcttttaatttcatGTCCTAGGCTGATGGCCCTAGCAACACCACTCAGTATAATGTAGAAAAACAGTGCAGAGAGTAGACATCTTGTTTTGTTTAATAATGTTTAGGATATAGTTTTTCATACATTTGCAATTAAGAGCTGTATTACCTGAGGACATTTGTGTAggtgctttattatttttactttattagttATTTTGTTAGTTATAAGAACAGTTTTGTGAGAGATAAAGGACTAGGTACTATTAATAACAAATCATAAAGCACAAAACAAAATATGGATAGTTCTATTTGATACTCATTTAGAATTCACACATTACTGGTATCCCAAGGTCTTTGATGACACAGATGAAGTACTGGTAGAAAAACGAGGGACATGGCTGAAAAAACTTGACCTCTGTTTCAAAATTCATTGTGCAACagattaataatatatattacaaaaaatatattttctttttagaattccCAGAAGAAAATGGCAGAAGGAAATCATTCTACAGTGACTGAGTTCATCCTCACTGGATTAACAGACAAACCAGAGCTCCAGctgcccctcttcctcctcttcctagGAATCTATGTGCTCACAGTAGTGGGGAACCTGGGCATGATCACACTGATTGTGCTCAGCTCTTACCTTCACACTCCCATGTACTATCTCCTCAGCAGTCTCTCCTTCATTGACCTCTGTCAATCCACTGTGATCACGCCCAAAATGCTGGTGAACTTTGTGACAGAGAAAAACACCATCTCTTATGCTGAATGCATGACTCAGCTCTATTTCTTTGCAGCTCTTGCAATTGCAGAGTGTCACATGTTGGCTGCAATGGCATACGACCGTTATGTTGCCATCTGTAACCCCTTGCTTTACAATGTAACCATGTCTAATCAAGTATGCTCCTGGATGGTGTTTGAGGTATATACCATGGGCTTGATTGGTGCAACAGTTCATATAGCCTGTATTTATAGCATGCTTTTCTGTGAAGCTATGATAAATCATTATGCTTGTGATCTTTATCCACTACTGGAGCTCTCCTGCTCCAGTACTTTCATAAATGAGATAGTAGGTCTGTGCATCAgtgcatttaatatattttttccaaccCTGATAATCTTTAGCTCTTACATCTTCATCATAGCCAGCATCCTGCGCATTCGCTCCACTGAAGGCAGAGCCAAAACCTTCCGCACCTGCAGCTCCCACATCTCTGCTGTTGCTCTTTTCTTCGGTTCTGGTGCATTCACGTACCTCCAGCCATCGGCTGTCAGTTCTATGGACCAAGGGAAAGTGTCCTCTGTGTTTTATACAACTGTTGTGCCCATGCTGAACCCTGTGATCTATAGCCTGAGGAATAAGGATGTCAAAGTGGCCATAAGTAAGTTCCTTGGAAAAAGAAActtcctgtaaaaaaaaaattgctttagaaAAAATTTACAATTCCTTGCTGTTTGGTAATGAAATGATCCAGAGAAAGCAATGAATATTCACAAGAAATAGGATTAGTGAGAGTTCTTGATTGTTTGGAAGAATGGTACCAAGGTTAGATTAGAATCCCAGTAGAC
It includes:
- the LOC114088853 gene encoding olfactory receptor 8G50-like, which gives rise to MAEGNHSTVTEFILTGLTDKPELQLPLFLLFLGIYVLTVVGNLGMITLIVLSSYLHTPMYYLLSSLSFIDLCQSTVITPKMLVNFVTEKNTISYAECMTQLYFFAALAIAECHMLAAMAYDRYVAICNPLLYNVTMSNQVCSWMVFEVYTMGLIGATVHIACIYSMLFCEAMINHYACDLYPLLELSCSSTFINEIVGLCISAFNIFFPTLIIFSSYIFIIASILRIRSTEGRAKTFRTCSSHISAVALFFGSGAFTYLQPSAVSSMDQGKVSSVFYTTVVPMLNPVIYSLRNKDVKVAISKFLGKRNFL